The proteins below are encoded in one region of Nitrospira lenta:
- a CDS encoding zinc-ribbon domain-containing protein, with product MQICPSCHQSLPEINRFCTQCGQRLAATASSSPEPASPPAQPTAPEQLNLNVLYGMVGALILAVLLPPWETPPSQPPEFLGFHSVLSPPTPEAIISRMLLTIELTTITIGGLYGAFFFRQRP from the coding sequence ATGCAGATCTGTCCGAGCTGTCACCAGTCACTCCCGGAGATCAATCGCTTCTGTACCCAGTGCGGACAACGGCTCGCGGCGACCGCATCGTCTTCACCGGAGCCTGCCTCGCCTCCTGCGCAGCCGACGGCACCGGAACAATTAAACTTGAATGTCCTCTATGGCATGGTGGGCGCGTTGATCCTCGCCGTACTGCTCCCCCCATGGGAAACCCCGCCGAGTCAGCCTCCGGAATTCCTCGGTTTTCACAGCGTCCTCTCCCCGCCGACTCCCGAGGCGATCATCAGCCGCATGTTGCTCACCATCGAGCTGACCACCATCACCATTGGGGGCTTGTACGGGGCGTTCTTCTTCAGGCAAAGACCGTAA
- a CDS encoding outer membrane beta-barrel protein, with amino-acid sequence MTQRMSTNRTWGGALLVGLLSFLIATPYAYPEAYIGGQIGTTLAGNSLSRVDLTDFSPLGSMSGRDLAGSPLLGGKVGYYFPKVRWFGIEFEANYRTPHIEQQQTRVSIPTSAVLRDFGPVTGGEANGILSGDHFRVITIAPINLMFRYHKIRLQPYFGIGPGIFLAKVTTTQPAFAGSQSSTQLGLNAKVGAEYFFTKHFTGFVEAKYNYARFNFESNSTGSFGFRGTYNPLFLSFGVSYHF; translated from the coding sequence GAGGAGCCCTATTGGTGGGCCTCTTGTCCTTTCTTATCGCCACGCCCTATGCGTATCCTGAGGCCTACATCGGGGGACAGATCGGAACTACACTCGCAGGAAACAGCCTTAGCAGAGTGGACCTCACTGACTTCTCACCCTTGGGATCGATGTCAGGCCGTGACCTCGCAGGCTCTCCTTTACTCGGTGGAAAGGTTGGGTACTACTTCCCAAAAGTTCGTTGGTTCGGCATCGAATTCGAAGCCAACTATAGAACTCCCCACATAGAGCAGCAGCAGACGAGGGTATCGATTCCCACATCTGCGGTTCTCAGAGATTTCGGACCAGTCACCGGCGGAGAAGCAAATGGAATATTATCCGGTGACCACTTTCGCGTCATAACAATAGCGCCTATCAATTTAATGTTCCGATACCACAAAATACGACTTCAGCCCTACTTCGGAATTGGCCCCGGAATATTCCTGGCAAAAGTGACTACGACTCAACCTGCTTTTGCTGGTTCGCAGAGCTCCACCCAGCTAGGCCTGAATGCTAAGGTGGGTGCGGAATACTTCTTCACAAAACACTTCACAGGGTTTGTTGAGGCCAAATACAACTATGCGAGATTCAACTTCGAATCTAATAGCACAGGTAGCTTTGGATTCAGAGGCACCTACAACCCTCTCTTCCTTTCCTTCGGAGTTAGCTACCACTTCTAG